Genomic DNA from Paenibacillus donghaensis:
GCTTCGATTTCAGACGGTTGCGGACTCAGGAGCCTCTATTTGCTGTACATAGGCCGTTTTGCTGGATTAACGGACCCAGGAGCCTCTATACCATAGAACAACCTTGGGTTAGGTCTTGTTTTGACGGCTTAGGGGCTATACGGTCCGTAAGACGTCAAAAGATCGCAGATAGGAGGAAATAGGGGCTATACGGTCCGCTAGAATGCAGGTTACCTAGTTCAAGGGCTTGGAGTCTCGCGGGGTCCTAAGTAGTAACCGAATCTGCATCTAATTTCTCTGAAAGCTCTAATGTAGCCTTCTACATCCTCGTTGGAACCTAAGTAGTAACGAATACCACTACTATAATTGGAACCTCTTCCAATATGAGTCCAATCACGATCACTATCTTAAAACACAGAAACACCAGCAGACTGCTTACGTCCGCTGGTGTTTCTCATAAATCAGCCGTACAAGATGAAGCTATTGCCCCAGCAATATTTTGGCATAAGGCGAATCAATCGGCATCATGATTACCGGCTCATTCTTCAGTGTGGTCACATAACTCTCCAGCGTACGGTAGAAGCTGTAGAACTCAGGGTCCTTGCCGTAGGCCAGATTGTAGATCTTGGCGGCTTCCCCTTCGCCTTCGGCAATAATCTTCTTCGCGTCGGCTTCGGCCTGAGCCATCAGTTCTGTGGAGGTACGGTCGGCCTTGGAGGTGATTTTCTTGGATTCCTCGTCACCTTCGGACAGATACCGCGCGGCAATCGACTGGCGGTCCGAGATCATCCGGTTGTAGACACTTTGTTTGTTCTCTTCCGGCAGGTCGGTACGTTTGATCCGCACATCAATCACTTCAATCCCGTAATTATCACGGGTCAAGGCGGCAATTACGTCTTTGGTAATCTCATCGTTGATATTGCCCCGTCCGGTGTCCTCACTGATAATATTCTCATAATTGACCTCTGACAGCTTGCGGCGCACGGAGTTATATACCGCTTCATCAATGCGCTGAATGCCGCCGCCTACCGACTGTACGGTTCTCAGGAACTGCGAGGCGTTGGTAATTCTCCAGACCGTATAATTATCGACCACAATCGGCTTCTGGTCCTTGGTCAGGATGCTGGTTGGCGAGCTTTCATACGTCATCTGATACTTAGGGAGCTCCGAGACATTCTCAATAAAAGGAATCTTCAGCTTCAGCCCAGGCTCTTCCACGGCGCGCATCGCTTCACCGAAACGGAGGACTACCTTGTATTCCCCTTCTTTCACTATATACATGGAACCGGCAAGCAGGATAACTAGAACGACGGATGATATCAGGGCAATCCAGTGGTTTTTTCTCATTGGGCATCTCCTCCTTGCGGCGCGGCCGAAGCAGGCGGAGCCGCAGCTGACGGAGCAGGCGAACTGTCCGAAGCACTGCGCATCAGCTCGTTCAGCGGCAGATAATTTACGGTATCACTATTGGAGTTGGTAATGAAGATTTTGGCATTAGGCATGATCGTCTCCAGCGTCTCCAGAATCAACCGGCTCTCGGTGACACTCTTATTGTTGCTGTATTCGGCAAAAATCGCATTAAACTGGGCTACATCCCCCTGCGCGTTCAGGATACGCGATTTCTTCTCCCCTTCGGCATTCTCCAGCAGCGCTTGCGCTTCCCCGCGTGCCTTCGGAATGATATCGTTCTCATATTTCTTGGCGTTGTTGATCTTCGTATTCTTCTCTTCACGGGCATTGGTTACCTCGCGGAAGGCTTCCTCCACTTGACCGCTTGGCGGCTCAATATCCTGGAATTTGATATCAATGATCTGGATGCCGGTGTTGTATTTCTTCTGCAGGTCGACCAGCAGCACTCTGACCTTGTCCTGAATCACCGTCTTACCGTCAGTAATGGCATAATCCAGCTTCTCCGCACCAATTACCGCACGGATCGAGGAGCTTGCCGAGTTGCGCAGGAATTTGTCCGGGTCATCAATGTTATACAGATAATCGCGGATGTTGCTGATCTTCCACTGCACTACAGCATCAGCAGATACGATGTTCTCATCGCCCGTAATCATCATCGCTTCATCTTCATCTTCAACCGCAACGGATCCGTCCGCTTCCTGGCGATACCCAATATGTATCCGCTGGGTCAGCTCCGCCGGTACCGTGATCACCTGCTGGATGGGATATGGCCATTTGAAATGCAGCCCTGCCGAGGTCTCGTTGGTATACTTGCCAAACGTCAGAAGCGCCGCACGTTCCTGCTCTTGCACGGTGTAGAATGAAGAGGAGCCAAGAAAAATCAGCACAATGGCGGCAGCTACCCCCATTCCAATCTTCCTGTACATTCCCGGCTTCAGCTCCGGCAGCTTGCGCCCGCGCATTGGATTATTGCCATTCTCGTTCATGAAATTCAAGATGCATCGCTCCTTTTTGCGTATTTAAGTCTCTATAGAGGATCATATACGTAAAAAAAACAAAAAAGTCGCAACTTTTGCGACTTTGGTCAAGCTTGCTGGGTTTTGCTGCATTTCTCTATTGCGCAGGATGTGGTTTCACCTCCAGATCCGGGCCTTCTGCCACCGGTCAGCCCCTACATTCCTGTTGGCGGCGCAGCTATTTGACATGCTTCCTGTTCCTTGCGATATTCCCCCGGAGTCAGGCCCTCCAGCTTCTTGAACACACGAATAAAAGACATCGGATACAGATAGCCTACCTGCTCCGCGATACTCTGCACCGAGTCTGTCGTTCCTACGCGCACAATCGCAGGGATTCCACTCTCAGATTGGCGATTAGTTGGCACTCCAGCTAATTGCCAGTGCTGCTAGATCAGCCATTCCCTCCTATCCCCGTCCGGGAAAACGCCCTCCCGCAGCCATGCCTTTGGGCGAGATCCGTTCGATCTCGGCAAGATCGGCCGGAGTAAGCACTACCTCCAGCGCGCCGAGGTTCTCCTGCACCCGCTCCAGCCGTTTGGTACCGGGAATTGGCACAATGTCTTCCCCTTGTGCCATTAACCAAGCCAGCGCGAGCTGGGAGATGCTGCAGCCCTTCTGCGCGGCCATCTGTTCGATCAGCTTGACCACCTCCAAATTCTTGACGAAGTTCTCGCCCTGGAAACGCGGATAATGGCGGCGGTAATCGTCCTCTGCCAGGTCCTCAAATGTCTTGATCTGGCCGGTGAGGAATCCGCGGCCCAGCGGGCTGTAAGGTACGAAACCGATGCCCAGCTGCTTCAGCAGCGGCAGAATTTCATCCTCTACCTCGCGGCTCCACAGTGAATATTCCGTCTGGACGGCAGCAATTGGATGCACCGCATGTGCACGGCGGATAATGTCTGCCGGGGCTTCGGACAAGCCGATATAGCGGATCTTACCCGCCTTGACCAGCTCGGCCATCGTGCCGATAGTCTCTTCAATCGGCGTGCCCGGATCAGGGCGATGCTGGTAATACAAGTCGATGTAATCCAGTCCGAGGCTGTAGAGGCTGGCATCAACCGATTTTTTGACATAAGCCGGGTCGCCTTTCGGTCCCTGGGTATGCGTCACACCAAATTTGGTAGCGATAATCGCCTGATCACGCCGCCCCTTCAGCGCCCGCCCCACCAGCTTCTCATTGCCTCCGAAACGTCCCTGTGCGAATTCGCCATAAATATCTGCGGTATCAAATAAAGTCACTCCCAGATCAAGGGCTCCCTGAAGCGTGCGAACCGACTCCTCGTTGTCCGGCATCATCATGGTGCCCAGGCCAAGGGCTGAAACTTCCAGTCCTTCCTGTCCCAATCGTTTGGTCTGCATGGTATGGTTTCCTCTTTTCCTTGGATGATGGCTTGCTGTAGTAGTCTTCATTCTACCCGGACTTGGGAGCAGCAGCCACAGTATGGTTATGCTAGTAATAGAAATACCAGGCTGAGCAGAAGGCCAGCCGCAGACGCAGACGTAACTGAACCCCTCCATAAACTGATTAGGTTGGTTGAATCAGCAAACAGTGCTTTTTCCCGGCGTGGAGTAAGCGCTGATTAGGTGGTCACAAGTGTATTGAGGTGCGGCCTGCTTATGGAGTTCAGCTTATTGGTGGCTGCTTATGGAGTTCACCTTATGGAGTTTAACTTACAGAGTCAGGCTGCTTATGGAGTTCACCTTATAAAGTTTAACTTACAGAGTCAGGCTGCTTATGGAGTTCACCTTATGGAGTTCACCTTATGGAGTTTAACTTACAGAGTCAGCTTACTGTTAGTTTCTTATGGACAGCGTAGGGGTGCTCTTATGCAACTTTACAGATTCGGAGATCAGTCCGAGTGAATACCTGCAAATCTGCAGGAATTATCTGCAGATCTCCTCACCCAGCACCAAAACCTGCAAATGTACAGGAATTTTGCTTAAGAACCGACCTCTGAAGCCAATCTTGCTCAAAAAACTGCAGATTTGCAGGTTTTTGCCTCTTCGAGGTCAATAACGGTCTGAAAACCTGCAGATTTGCAGGCTTTCGCTCGGGTAGCGGCGGTATTGGCGGTATCGCTGGTATTGGTGGTATTGGTGGTATTGGTAATATCTGTTGCAGCGATATCGGTGGTATCAGTAGTATTGGCGGTATCGGTAGTATTGGTGGTATTGGTAGTATCTGTAGTGTGGTGGTATCTGTTGCAGCGATATCGGTGGTATCAGTAGTATTGGCGGTATCGGTAGTATTGGTGGTATTGGTAGTATCTGTAGTGTGGTGGTATCTGTTGCAGCGGTATCGGTGGTATCAGTAGTATTGGCGGTATCGGTAGTATTGGTGGTATTGGTAGTATCTGTAGTGTGGTGGTATCTGTTGCAGCGGTATCGGTGGTATCAGTAGTATTGGCGGCATTGGCGGTATTGGTAGTATCTGTTGTAGCGATATCAGTAGTATCAGCGGACTGCGGTAACTGAGTCTGTTCAGCGGCCTTTGAGGTTCTGCTCAAGAACATCCAGCAGCATGCCGTTTATACGCTCATGAATCCTGCCGGTCTGCTCGCTTAGCGGCTGGTCCGCTTCGAACAGCGGCAGATCACTAAAGGACATATGACTGGCTTCCTTCACCTCTATCAGTGATGCCTTGCCCTGCAGTCTGCGAACCAGTATTTCTTCAGTTTCTATGTATTTGGACACTACCTCTTCACCAAAAAGTTCCTTGAATCTGGCGAAATGAACTGCATCCCGCTGCAGTACAAGCACGGAGGGCGTATGTTTCCACTCGGTCTCCCCCGCTCTGAACAAATCCATACTCGGATCAAGCAGAACAGCGGCCGTCGTGCCGCCTAGTGAATGACCAATGAGCGCGATCCGCTCCAGATCCAGTACGCCTTGCAGCATACCGGATTCTGCATTCAACTTGACCATGGCGTTCAGCAGCCACTTCAAATCCTCGATTCGGAGATCTATTAGTTTACCCAGCGCCGGATAATTGTTCTCCACCTCCCGCATCTGTTCAGACTGGTGCAGGAATTCACCAGTTGGCAGCACTGTAAACATGGCTTCATAAGGCGCGCTGACCGTAATCACGGCAAAACCATCGTTAACCAACGCCGCGATAGCATACATATACATGTCCCGATCCAAGCCTAACGCAGGTGTAAGTATCACGACAGGATGCGAAGCTTCTGCTGAAGCATTCTGTTGGATAGGTGTATAGAACGTGAACTTAAGAAGGTTACATACGGAGTTGCCAGGAAGCCCTATGGTTCAGGCTTTCTGGCAACTCCACTACTCCATTCTTAAGTTCATCTTATATAGTCAAGTCTTCCAGCAGCTCCAGGTTCATTCCAATATCCTTAAGCAAGCCCACCGCCTGTTCCAGGCAGGGCTCAAATAACGCTGTATACTTCAGCCCAGGCCCCTGCTCAGGCATCCAGTCAGCCCCAGGAGTATATAGACTGACTATTATCCTTCTCTTCCTCTCTTCATGCTCAGACGTTTCCTGTCGGTTATCATCTGTAAATATCTGCACCCTCCGGCAGATCTGCATGGGGATCGCTCCAATCTCCGCTATTTAACTATCCTGTCTTATCATCCTTATATTTTGAAAAAAGCCTTGGCCGTTTCTGTCGTCCGCTCCATCACTTCATCCGCAGCAAGACCCATACATTCGGCGATCACCTGCGCAATATGCGGCAGGAACGCAGGTTCATTGCGGCCGTCTTTTGGCTTCGGCCGCAGATCACGCGGCGTCAGGAACGGCGCGTCGGTTTCGATCATCATCCGCTCCAGCGGGATGTGGCGAACCACCTCGCGCAGCGGCCCGCCGCGGCGCTCATCGCAGATCCAGCCGGTGATGCCGATGTGCAGCCCCAGCTCCAGGTAGCTGTGCAGCTCGGCTTCACTGCCGGTGAAGCAGTGCACTACCGCCGGCAGCGCCTCCGGCCTCCCTTCGCGCAGCATCCGCGCGAAGTCCTCGTGCGCGTCGCGCTCGTGCAGGAACAGCGGGAGCCGCAGCTGCGCAGCCAGCTCCAGCTGCCGCCCGAACCAGTCGCGCTGCAGCTCGCGCGGCGAGAAATCGCGATTGTAGTCGAGTCCGCACTCGCCAATCGCCACTACCTCCTCCCGCGCTGCCAGGCGGCGCAGCGCGGGCAAGGTCCGCGCATCACAGCTCTTCACATCATGCGGGTGTACACCCGCAGTGGCGTAGAGTCTGCGCGGATACTGCGCCGCATACTTCGCAGCGGCTTCGCTGCTTCTGATGCTTGTGCCCGTAAGGATTAGCGGCGATACGCCCGCGTCGGCCGCCGCCTGCACAACCCGCTCACGGTCTTCGCCGAAGGAGCGGTGCATCAGATTGACACCGATGTCAATCGTCTGTTTCTTCATGTTCTGTCCTCCTGTCGATCCTTCATACGAAATCTTCGCATTCATATCCCGAAGTCCTTCCCGCAGTCCTTCATACGAAATCTTCGCATTCATATCCCGAAGTCCTTCCCGCAGTCCTTCATACGAAATCTTGCATTCATATCCCGAAGTCCTTCCCGCAGTCCTTCATACAAAATCTTCGCATTCATATCCCGAAGTCCTTCCCGCAGTCCTTCATACGAAATCTTCGCATTCATATCCCGAAGTCCTTCCGTCAGTCCTTCATACGAAATCTTGCATTCATATCCCGAAGTCCTTCCCGCAGTCCTTCATACGAAATCTTCGCATTCATGCCTCGAAGTCCTTCCCGTCAGTCCTTCATGCAAAATCTTCGCATTCATATCCCGAAGTCCTTCCCGCAGTCCTTCATGCGAAATCTTTGCATTCATGCCTCGAAGTCCTTCCCGTCAGTCCTTCACAACATCAACTATTAATGCCATAAGTTTCGTCTACGGCAAGCACTTGCGGCGGCACCCGCTCGGCCAGCCAGACATCATGCCCGGCATCGTAGAACACAATCCCCTGCCGGGCAGCCGCTGCCGTGTCAATCCGCAGCATCACCAGCTTGCCCCGGCGTTTTCCCGCCAGCTCGGCGAAATGCGTATCGCCGGACAAATGCACATATTTCCGCCCCATCGGCAGCAGCCCCTGCTCCAGAATCTTCGGCAGCGCATGAAGGTTCGTCCCATGGTACAGTGCAGCTGGCGGCATGCCTGCATCATAGGCCAGCTTGCCGAAGCTGTGTCCATATCTCGCCCGGATGCGCTCCGCAGGCGCAGCGCCGTGAATCTCGAACCGCTGCTTATCCGAGCGCCGAACGACCTCGCGGATATCCTCAGCGGTGGTCTGCGACTGTCCACGGCTGCACCGAACGGCAGTCAGCAGGTCCTCCAGCTCACAGGAGCCGTCCTCCGGGTCAAGCCGGAGCCCGAAATCCTGCGGCGCATGGCGCAGCATCAGACTTAGCAGTTTACTTAAGCTTTGTTCTCCCTTACTGTTCATAAATGTTCTCCTTATATTGTGTTAGTACCGTGGTCGAATAACCTCTACTATATGTACCTGGTGCTCAAATGTCTCCACTATCCGGATTGCTTGTACCATCCTCTGTTCATTCCAGTCCGCAACCGCCTCTGTATTCAATATTATCTGATAACCTTACTCCCGAATATCATAATCTGCTAATTTTATCAATTCCTTCTTCCCCTGATTCCCTGTAGTCGTGATCAACTTGTTGTTCTCATCGGTTGTCCTCAATACATAATCCCCGGTCAGCCAGTTGGTATCTTCAACGTCGGCATTCTCTTCTGCTGTTGTCCCTGTGAAATACGAGCCATTGGTCGATCCAATCAAATACCAATCCTTGTTCTGATATCTGAATCTGTGTGTACTGAACCATCGCCAGTTACTTCCGCCATAGTGGTCGACCAGCACCGATCCACGGTTGATTGAAATCTGCTCAAATGGATCGCCCCATATACCGCCCTCATCTGCTTGCAGCATCACTTTCTGTGCCATCACCGACCGGGTAAATTCATGAGCTTTATTTCCAAAAGCGATAACTAGTGCCCGTGGAGCAGCCTCCCCCTCAGCCTGGGACTGATCCTGATCCTGTTCAATCACTGCCGCCAGGTCCGGGATACCGTCCTGATTAAGGTCACCTTCTGCTGTTGAAGGTTCTCCTTCCACCCGCTCCAGCACATGCCAACCCTCTGGCACAATTCCTGCAGAGTCATCATCTTCTACTTCTGTTATGGCTACGGCCTCTGAATCAACAGTCTGTTGATTTACCACGTTGTTAACAGGGTCAGTTCTTTCCTGACATCCTGTGAGTAGACCTATACTAACCAATAGGTATAAAAAAATTTGTTTTTTCATTGAGCTGCTCCCCTCCAACCCTATAAGTCAGTGCAACGTTTTAAATACTCGCTGGACCTAAGCAAGAACCATTCTTCGGTTAATCCAGAATAATTTGAGTTAGACTGACCCCTAAAAATGTGAAACAGCGTCAGCCATGGACGAGAAAATAAAGTCCTGGACTGACGCTGTTTTATCGAACTATTATTTTCCCGTTAACGGAATACGGTAGCCAATTAATTGTTTGACAACCATTTCGTACAGGTATCTGCACGTATTTGAAGCTCATTATACAGCAGGCTGGCATGGTAGCCGTCGCACACGGCATGATGGAATTGTCCCGATAATGGCAACAGTATCTTCCCGTCATGTTGAAAATATTTCCCGATTGTAAAGATGGGTAGTAAATAGGTTCCCTCGTTATAGACGTTCAGGTTAAAGCCCGTGAAGCTGACCCACGGAATGCCTGAAATGGGGAAGGTGTTTGCTGGCTCGTTTGTTTTAGCAATAAATTGTTTAACACTTCCGTACTTTCTCATATCATCAAGATAACGACTGTAGAAATCATTAAAATCTTCACCGTACAACGTCCAGATGCTTGAAAAAGTCTTATCATCATCATGGAAAATTGTAAAGCTAGGAGACAAACTGTCCCAATAACCTAATCTACCTTCAGCATTAAGACAGGTGCGAAATTCAGTGTGGCGGTTTACCACCGTAGTTATCATGTGGATTAGGGCTGGGTACAACTTAACTACCTTATTCTTGATTTCTGCCAGTAGGTGGGTAATGTCAATATTTGCAGTCATGCTATAGGTACATCTGACATTGTTTAAATAATGTTCGAAATAGGGTTTTCTGCTCCAGTTATCCATGACAATCGGATTAAAAATCATTTATTATAACCTCCTAAAATTATTGCATTTTTCTTTTTAGGAGGTCTGCTTAATGATCACGAAAGAGAACCAGGCGAAGTCAGGTATAGCAAAAAACTATCCAACATCGCAATCTATGTCATCATCCGTAAATAACAGCTCAAAAAAAGCCCACGATTGTGGAAAATACTCGCTGCTTGAAATCCCTCATTTAATTCCTGGCAAGCTTAAGGTAAACTAGCTATATAAGATGAACTTAAGAATGGAGTAGTGGAGTTGTCAGAAAGCCTGATGCATAGGGCTTCCAGGCAACTCCGTATGTAACATTCTTAAGTCCACGTTCTATATATCCTAAACTATTGGAGAATTAGATGCGAACCTTCTCGAACGAAACGGCCCGGAGAATTTTGGCGAATGAAATTAAGGTAGAAGCCTTGCTGCAGCAGTATCCCGAATATCAGGAAGAGGTACTACAGGAACTTGGTGTGATTAAGAACAACACGGAATCGAACATCGTTCATGCCATTATTGACCGCTATACGGCAAGTGCGAAGCTGGCTACCAGCAAAATTCGTAAAAGCGGCTTAAACGAAGCGACCGTCAATGTGTTTTTGCCCAAGATTATCAAAGCCCGCTTTGCGATTTATCTGCTGGAGCAATTAAATGTTGCCGTCTCTGCGAAAAGCCCTGCCACCAGTGTACGCTTCAACCTGTGGGATGGCACCATTCTGCAGAAGCTTTTGTTCCGCAAGGGTTTTGACAGAAAGCCCGTGTCATTGGGATTATTTAAGTTCTGGTGGCGGTTAATCTCCCATAAAGAGATCCTAATGCCACTCGTGAATAAAAAAGGCATCTACTGCTTCTACTCCAAAGCGTTAATTAAAGAGCTCTCCACCCTGCTCGGAGATAAGAAATGCCTTGAAATCGCGGCCGGGGATGGCACGCTGACTCGCTTTTTGCAGCAAAAAAATATCGACTGCCATGCAACCGACGACTACAGCTGGGAGCATTACATCACCTATCCTCAGTCTGTGGAGAAAGCCGACGCCAAAGCTGCGCTCCAGAAATACAGTCCTGAAGCTGTCCTATGCTCCTGGCCTGTGCCGGGTAATCCGTATGAGAAGCATGTGTTCCGAACACCATCCGTTGACCTGTATATCATGCTTGGTACAAGTGAAGCTGCCGTTACCGGCGATTTCGCAGCCTATACTAACGCTGACAAGTTCAGCATGGAACGGAGTGAGCGCCTGTCTGCGCTACTTTTACCTCCATCTGATGAGAATGCTGTGTATATTTTTAGAAGGAAGACCCAGGGCTAGCCCCATTATCACAACAACTAACATTGTACTTCCAAGGAGGAGAGCGCCATAACCATCGCATTACTGATTGTCGATATGCAGAACCTGTTCTTACAAGAGCGGATGGAGAAACTGCAGGTTCCTGAAGCCTGTGAGTACATTAATCATGTAGCGGAGCTGCTTCGTGCCCAAGACCAGGTGGTCATCCATATTCATGACATGGAAGGTTCAACCGAGGATACCAACCCGGAGGCCAGACATACCATTCCGCAGATTACAGTAGGGCCTCAGGACCTGCAGGTGGCCAAAGAATATAGCAATGCCTTCTGGAAAACCGATCTGGAAGAGCAGCTTCGCGCCCAGGGGGTCGACTTCGTCATCGTTGCCGGCTTCGCCGCAGAACATTGCGTTACCTTCACCGCTAACGGTGCCGTGGAGCGAGGTTTCCCAGTTGCCATTCTCCAAAAGGGCATTCTGAGCACCAAACCTGAGGCCATCATCTCCCTCTACCAGGATCGGCATATGATCTCCTACCCGGTTGTTGAATATATGGTTCAATCATTTAGAGTGAATAATAAACGGATTTTCCCTGAATAAAATCCTTACACAAGGTATCGCATAGTTCAGCTGCATTGGTTTTAATCCACCCATTTCTATTATCGTCTCGGATGAAAAAACAATAGCTGATAAATATGTCCATGAATATCAAACCTTCAATGTACCTTAAATCATCCATAATAAATGAACTTTTAGACGAATAGCCATTTAAGAATGTTTTTCTCCATTCGGTAGGGAGCATAGAAGAAGCACTGCCTAGATCGAACAAATAATAGCTGTAGCCACTTAAACTAAAATCGATTAATCCTAGCCGTCCATTGTGGATGATGACATTACCGAATTGTAAATCTGCATGGATGAGCCCCCAAGAATTTTTCCGGGAATCCAGCTCAATTAATTGTCTTTTGACAAGTTGAAGCACTTCTTTGATGGTTTCATACTGTTCCATACTATATAAAGCACGTTCAACACCACACTGCAGCTCATCCATAGCAAAATCAATGCGGTTTCCATCGTATACAGGTCTACTTAGTTTCTCCACTGGCTTATAACTGCGAGTAAATTCATGAAGCGCTGCAAGTTCTTCTCCTAATGCGAAAGCAGCTGCTTCCATATCATCTTCTTCGACGGATAGAGTAGCCCCTTCCATCCAAGTCAATAGTGTTGCTAAGCAAGGGACGTCAAACTCGGTGGAATTGTATACGGTAACATAATCACCCATGCAATTCTTAACTGGCTCTTGGACATG
This window encodes:
- a CDS encoding SAM-dependent methyltransferase, whose product is MRTFSNETARRILANEIKVEALLQQYPEYQEEVLQELGVIKNNTESNIVHAIIDRYTASAKLATSKIRKSGLNEATVNVFLPKIIKARFAIYLLEQLNVAVSAKSPATSVRFNLWDGTILQKLLFRKGFDRKPVSLGLFKFWWRLISHKEILMPLVNKKGIYCFYSKALIKELSTLLGDKKCLEIAAGDGTLTRFLQQKNIDCHATDDYSWEHYITYPQSVEKADAKAALQKYSPEAVLCSWPVPGNPYEKHVFRTPSVDLYIMLGTSEAAVTGDFAAYTNADKFSMERSERLSALLLPPSDENAVYIFRRKTQG
- a CDS encoding phosphotransferase enzyme family protein; this encodes MDYITLAKEIVSLYPFGSPDIEFIRHNENITFKITDPLNRNCYILRIHMPVTDGFAGIQNTFEGLQSEMIVLKELYSNNVIHVQEPVKNCMGDYVTVYNSTEFDVPCLATLLTWMEGATLSVEEDDMEAAAFALGEELAALHEFTRSYKPVEKLSRPVYDGNRIDFAMDELQCGVERALYSMEQYETIKEVLQLVKRQLIELDSRKNSWGLIHADLQFGNVIIHNGRLGLIDFSLSGYSYYLFDLGSASSMLPTEWRKTFLNGYSSKSSFIMDDLRYIEGLIFMDIFISYCFFIRDDNRNGWIKTNAAELCDTLCKDFIQGKSVYYSL
- the hflK gene encoding FtsH protease activity modulator HflK, with product MNENGNNPMRGRKLPELKPGMYRKIGMGVAAAIVLIFLGSSSFYTVQEQERAALLTFGKYTNETSAGLHFKWPYPIQQVITVPAELTQRIHIGYRQEADGSVAVEDEDEAMMITGDENIVSADAVVQWKISNIRDYLYNIDDPDKFLRNSASSSIRAVIGAEKLDYAITDGKTVIQDKVRVLLVDLQKKYNTGIQIIDIKFQDIEPPSGQVEEAFREVTNAREEKNTKINNAKKYENDIIPKARGEAQALLENAEGEKKSRILNAQGDVAQFNAIFAEYSNNKSVTESRLILETLETIMPNAKIFITNSNSDTVNYLPLNELMRSASDSSPAPSAAAPPASAAPQGGDAQ
- a CDS encoding cysteine hydrolase family protein; this encodes MVDMQNLFLQERMEKLQVPEACEYINHVAELLRAQDQVVIHIHDMEGSTEDTNPEARHTIPQITVGPQDLQVAKEYSNAFWKTDLEEQLRAQGVDFVIVAGFAAEHCVTFTANGAVERGFPVAILQKGILSTKPEAIISLYQDRHMISYPVVEYMVQSFRVNNKRIFPE
- the hflC gene encoding protease modulator HflC; translation: MRKNHWIALISSVVLVILLAGSMYIVKEGEYKVVLRFGEAMRAVEEPGLKLKIPFIENVSELPKYQMTYESSPTSILTKDQKPIVVDNYTVWRITNASQFLRTVQSVGGGIQRIDEAVYNSVRRKLSEVNYENIISEDTGRGNINDEITKDVIAALTRDNYGIEVIDVRIKRTDLPEENKQSVYNRMISDRQSIAARYLSEGDEESKKITSKADRTSTELMAQAEADAKKIIAEGEGEAAKIYNLAYGKDPEFYSFYRTLESYVTTLKNEPVIMMPIDSPYAKILLGQ
- a CDS encoding TatD family hydrolase codes for the protein MKKQTIDIGVNLMHRSFGEDRERVVQAAADAGVSPLILTGTSIRSSEAAAKYAAQYPRRLYATAGVHPHDVKSCDARTLPALRRLAAREEVVAIGECGLDYNRDFSPRELQRDWFGRQLELAAQLRLPLFLHERDAHEDFARMLREGRPEALPAVVHCFTGSEAELHSYLELGLHIGITGWICDERRGGPLREVVRHIPLERMMIETDAPFLTPRDLRPKPKDGRNEPAFLPHIAQVIAECMGLAADEVMERTTETAKAFFKI
- a CDS encoding aldo/keto reductase; the encoded protein is MQTKRLGQEGLEVSALGLGTMMMPDNEESVRTLQGALDLGVTLFDTADIYGEFAQGRFGGNEKLVGRALKGRRDQAIIATKFGVTHTQGPKGDPAYVKKSVDASLYSLGLDYIDLYYQHRPDPGTPIEETIGTMAELVKAGKIRYIGLSEAPADIIRRAHAVHPIAAVQTEYSLWSREVEDEILPLLKQLGIGFVPYSPLGRGFLTGQIKTFEDLAEDDYRRHYPRFQGENFVKNLEVVKLIEQMAAQKGCSISQLALAWLMAQGEDIVPIPGTKRLERVQENLGALEVVLTPADLAEIERISPKGMAAGGRFPGRG
- a CDS encoding helix-turn-helix domain-containing protein; amino-acid sequence: MPTNRQSESGIPAIVRVGTTDSVQSIAEQVGYLYPMSFIRVFKKLEGLTPGEYRKEQEACQIAAPPTGM
- the catA gene encoding type A chloramphenicol O-acetyltransferase yields the protein MIFNPIVMDNWSRKPYFEHYLNNVRCTYSMTANIDITHLLAEIKNKVVKLYPALIHMITTVVNRHTEFRTCLNAEGRLGYWDSLSPSFTIFHDDDKTFSSIWTLYGEDFNDFYSRYLDDMRKYGSVKQFIAKTNEPANTFPISGIPWVSFTGFNLNVYNEGTYLLPIFTIGKYFQHDGKILLPLSGQFHHAVCDGYHASLLYNELQIRADTCTKWLSNN
- a CDS encoding RNA 2'-phosphotransferase, whose protein sequence is MNSKGEQSLSKLLSLMLRHAPQDFGLRLDPEDGSCELEDLLTAVRCSRGQSQTTAEDIREVVRRSDKQRFEIHGAAPAERIRARYGHSFGKLAYDAGMPPAALYHGTNLHALPKILEQGLLPMGRKYVHLSGDTHFAELAGKRRGKLVMLRIDTAAAARQGIVFYDAGHDVWLAERVPPQVLAVDETYGINS